The following DNA comes from Phytohabitans rumicis.
CCGGAACTTGATCTCGATCTCGCCTTTGCCATCCTGTCCGGCCCGCTCTACTTCCAGTTCCTGATAGCGCAGGAAATCGTGACTCACGGTTACATTGATCGCGTGTTCTCGGCACTTTTCGCCGGGATGCGACCGAGCCCGTAGGGCGCCAGCGCCGCCCTCTCCAGCCGCGACGCGCCGTCGTCTGAGCGGGACGCCGGTCAGTTCTGTTATCGATCAGCACGGCACGTGCCGTATTGACAGTGCCAGGCACGCGGATTTACTGTGAATCTCGAACGGCACGACACGTACCGTTCTTGTTGTGGGGATGACCGCAACATCACGCGGAAGGATGATGATCATGCGAGTGTTCGTTGCCGGTGGGACTGGGGTTCTTGGCCGTCGGTTGGTGCCGCGACTTGTGGCGCGGGGGCACGAGGTGATCGCGACGACGACCAGCGCGGCCAAGCTCGACCTGGTGGTGCAGTTGGGCGCCAAGGGTGTGGTGATGGACGGGCTGGACCGAATGTCGGTGCGCGACGCGGTCGCCGCCGCACAGCCGGACGCGATCCTCCACCAGATGACCGCCATCAACCCGGTGCACGCGGGCCAGCCCAGCTTCAAGCACATGGACCGCTGGTTCGCCGGAACCAACCGGCTGCGCACCGAGGGCACGGACAACCTGCTGGCCGCGGCGCAGGCGACCGGTGTGACCAACATCGTCGCGCAGAGCTACGCCGCTTGGAACGGCTTGCGTCAGGGCGGCTGGGTGAAGACCGAGCGGGACATGCTGGACCCGATGAAGGGGACTACGGCGGCGCCTGGAATGGCGGCGATCGGCCATGTGGAAAATGCCGTCGTCAAGGCCGGCGGCGCGGTCCTTCGCTATGGCTGGTTCTACGGGCCGGACGCCACCGAGGCCCTGGCCGAGCCGGTCCGCAAGCGCCAGTTCCCGATCGTCGGCGACGGCGCGGGCCACACATCGTTTGTGCACCTGGACGACGCGGCCAGCGCCACCATCCTGACCGTGGAGCAGCACGCCAAGGGCGTGTTCAACATCGTCGACGACGAACCGGCCCCGGCGAACCAATGGCTGCCCTACACGGCCGCATGCGCGGGGGCGAAAAAACCGATGCGGGTTCCAGTCTGGCTGGCCCGGCCGCTCGCAGGACAGGTAGCGGTAATCCTGATGACCGAGGGCCGCGGCTTCTCCAACGCCAAGGCCAAGCGAGAACTCGGCTGGACGCTGCGCTACCCCTCGTGGCGGCAGGGCTTCAAGGAGGAACTGGCGTGACGCGCCTGCCGTAGCCGCCGCGCGTC
Coding sequences within:
- a CDS encoding NAD-dependent epimerase/dehydratase family protein, coding for MRVFVAGGTGVLGRRLVPRLVARGHEVIATTTSAAKLDLVVQLGAKGVVMDGLDRMSVRDAVAAAQPDAILHQMTAINPVHAGQPSFKHMDRWFAGTNRLRTEGTDNLLAAAQATGVTNIVAQSYAAWNGLRQGGWVKTERDMLDPMKGTTAAPGMAAIGHVENAVVKAGGAVLRYGWFYGPDATEALAEPVRKRQFPIVGDGAGHTSFVHLDDAASATILTVEQHAKGVFNIVDDEPAPANQWLPYTAACAGAKKPMRVPVWLARPLAGQVAVILMTEGRGFSNAKAKRELGWTLRYPSWRQGFKEELA